The Drosophila bipectinata strain 14024-0381.07 chromosome 3L, DbipHiC1v2, whole genome shotgun sequence region ctataggatatagtcggccgatcccggccattccgacttatatactgcgtgcaaaggaaagaagggtgtgtgcaaagtttcaagacgatagcttcaaaactgagagactagttcgcgtagaaacggacagacagacagacggacagacggacagacggacatgctcatatcaactcaggaggtgatcctgatcaagaatatatatactttatagggtcggagatgtctccttcactgcgttgcacacttttggacaaaattataataccctctgcaagggtataaatatcaGACAAGTAGGCTGTGCCTGTATACGTCAATCCTTCTTAACATAAAATTAAGAAACAATTTTCACTTCCCTTCAAAGCATCGAGAAGCATAGTCGATCCTGACCTTGTCAGTAATTTTTACATTACTGGAAAATATCAGGCAAGTAGGCTGCGCCAGTAGACGTCAATTCCTCGTAtcataaaattaagaaaaattttacttccCTATCAAGCTTAGATCGATCCTGAAACTGTGTAATTCTAAGGATTTTGCGATGGAAAACATTTCAATTCCAGAGCCAGTACCTCAAAATTTAGTGGAAAATCCTTCTAGTATAGAATCTGAAGCCGTCAAGGAATGCATCGAAGAAGACCGTATTAGCCAAAATGAACAGGGAGAAACTCTCAATAGTGATGCCTCTTCTTCGAATTCTTCCGGAGTGTCTTTGGCGGAGGCTAATGATTCTATGGAGGAAGAAGAAGGCACGAAGAAGGTGCGATTAACAACTAAGGAGCGTTTTCCTGGAAAAGGTAGAGTATATTTAAAGGAGGCAAGGTTTTGGTGGTTGATACAATTGTAGGGTTTTTATCGTTACTATGACCTAAGTTTCCTACGATTCAATGTAGTTCTATCATTTTTACCTCTttcaaaattatatatttttactttcAGTTTGCAATAAGACTATCAATTTGCGCAGAAAGATTGGCCCCAAGAGTCCTTACATGGCCATCAAAGAGCTGAAGGATATCACCATAAAGGACTACAGCGTGCGAAACGAAGGCAATGTATTCCTTGCCAAGGCCATTATTAATTCAAAATCTTATTTGGTTGAGGCCGACTCGAAATCGGCGGCCGTTAATCTTTTGTTCGAAAACGCCCTGAGGGAGTACTATGTCGCCAAGTCGCTGGTCAAGCCGAATCTGGTTTCATTGGACCTTAAGATGGATGACCCTGAGCAAGATGATGAGTTTCCAATGAGGAACCTATGCTCCGTAGCGCTCTTTAAGCTATTCGCCGAATGGGCTAGCAAAGGCTATGCTATTCCCGAGCTGAATCCTGATAGTATGGAGTGGAAAGATCTTACCTTAGAGATCAAGGATGAGCagaagaagaaattcaagATTCAAAAATGGGAGAACAAGCATCCGGTTTGCTTGCTATACGAACTCTTTCCCAACGTAGTGATTAAAGACGAATCGACGGCCTCCCCTGAAGGGACGTTGGTTCACCACATGTCTTTGACCCTTGACGGAGCTACATTCAAAGCCAGTGCTTCCAACAAGAAGTTGGCTAAGCGCCGTGTGGCCATCCAGTTCTTAAACCAGGTGGCTGGCACTCAATACACTGAGTGAGCCAAGAGCTCCGCAGTTCACAGGAGCAGAGGTCACAGGTCACCAGTTGACCTTGACATAATGGCCCGCTTCTGCagaaaaagcttaaaaataaaacctctCGAATACAAATCAATTTCGCACAATTTAATGTAAC contains the following coding sequences:
- the LOC108132557 gene encoding uncharacterized protein, with the protein product MENISIPEPVPQNLVENPSSIESEAVKECIEEDRISQNEQGETLNSDASSSNSSGVSLAEANDSMEEEEGTKKVRLTTKERFPGKVCNKTINLRRKIGPKSPYMAIKELKDITIKDYSVRNEGNVFLAKAIINSKSYLVEADSKSAAVNLLFENALREYYVAKSLVKPNLVSLDLKMDDPEQDDEFPMRNLCSVALFKLFAEWASKGYAIPELNPDSMEWKDLTLEIKDEQKKKFKIQKWENKHPVCLLYELFPNVVIKDESTASPEGTLVHHMSLTLDGATFKASASNKKLAKRRVAIQFLNQVAGTQYTE